One genomic window of Prochlorococcus marinus str. NATL2A includes the following:
- a CDS encoding FAD-dependent monooxygenase — translation MNIAIIGSGLTGSLAAISLAKAGCRVDLYERLSDEELVNRDRTYAITHSSRKILEKLGIWSNLSRDLVPFQFLNVIDYELNKKFVFLTNDLPIPDQKYSAVGWIAEHKFIMLSILSVISNLENINKIPTSVIPNTNNYDLIVAADGSSSNTKKKLNTPSFHFKYDQMCITAKVLLRGVKSNEAFEILNSEGPFAVLPLGGDLFQVICSQSILKGTYNMNLSKSLFLDYLSTILPYGIEPDTIIDSPESFPIDFCLNYLFFSGKYIYLGETAHKIHPVGGQGLNLCWRDVDCLSKLLSIPLLKNNHSLIPLIYSISRSFDVLSISILTDSLVRYSRSNISIFYLPRLLVFFILKKSSLFRKYILNLMTNGF, via the coding sequence ATGAATATAGCAATTATTGGTTCTGGATTAACTGGATCATTGGCCGCAATTTCATTAGCAAAAGCTGGCTGTAGAGTTGATCTATATGAGAGACTATCAGACGAAGAACTTGTCAATCGAGATCGAACATACGCTATTACACATTCCTCTAGAAAGATATTAGAAAAACTTGGTATCTGGTCAAATTTATCAAGGGATTTAGTACCATTTCAATTTCTGAATGTAATCGACTATGAATTAAATAAAAAGTTTGTATTTCTTACTAATGATTTACCTATTCCAGACCAAAAATATTCAGCAGTAGGTTGGATTGCTGAACATAAATTTATAATGTTATCAATTTTAAGCGTTATATCTAATTTAGAAAATATCAACAAGATTCCAACATCTGTGATTCCCAATACCAATAATTATGATCTAATTGTTGCTGCAGATGGATCAAGCTCTAATACAAAAAAAAAGCTTAACACACCCTCTTTTCATTTTAAATATGATCAGATGTGTATTACTGCTAAGGTTCTTCTTAGAGGGGTAAAATCTAATGAAGCATTCGAAATTTTAAATAGTGAGGGCCCATTTGCTGTTTTACCATTAGGAGGTGATTTATTTCAAGTTATATGTAGTCAATCAATCTTAAAGGGTACTTATAATATGAATTTATCTAAATCTCTATTTTTAGACTATTTATCTACAATTCTTCCTTACGGTATTGAACCTGACACTATTATTGATTCGCCAGAATCTTTTCCAATTGATTTTTGTCTTAACTATTTATTTTTTTCTGGTAAATATATTTACTTAGGTGAGACAGCACACAAAATTCATCCTGTAGGTGGTCAAGGACTAAATCTATGTTGGCGAGACGTTGATTGTTTGTCGAAATTATTATCTATTCCATTATTAAAGAATAATCATTCTTTAATTCCATTAATTTATTCTATTTCTAGATCGTTTGATGTACTATCCATATCTATTTTAACGGATAGTTTAGTAAGATATTCTCGAAGCAATATTTCTATCTTTTATTTACCTAGGTTACTTGTATTTTTTATTTTAAAAAAATCATCTTTATTTAGGAAATATATTCTCAATTTAATGACTAATGGATTCTAA
- the dapB gene encoding 4-hydroxy-tetrahydrodipicolinate reductase produces the protein MSSANQSIPVLVAGAMGRMGSEVVKAINSSKDFQLVGAIDNQKDKEGQDIGSLLGLGELDVFLSSDFEGSLCAASQNVPKDGSNNGAVLVDFTHPKFAYKHTRTSIAYGVHPVIGTTGITADQLDDLSKFADKASLGSAIIPNFSVGMVLLQQAAAAAARFYEFAELTEMHHNKKADAPSGTCIKTAELIEEQRSNFNRSFVEEEESIKGSRGGSRASGLRLHSVRLPGLVAHQQVMFGSNGETYELSHNTIDRSAYMPGVLLVIKKIRSFNKLVYGLEKIL, from the coding sequence ATGAGTTCTGCTAATCAATCAATACCAGTTTTAGTAGCAGGAGCTATGGGTCGAATGGGATCTGAAGTTGTTAAAGCGATTAATTCATCCAAAGATTTTCAACTTGTTGGCGCAATTGATAACCAGAAGGACAAAGAAGGTCAAGACATAGGTTCGTTGCTGGGGTTAGGTGAATTAGATGTTTTCCTTTCTAGTGATTTCGAAGGCTCTTTGTGTGCTGCAAGTCAAAACGTCCCTAAAGATGGTTCAAATAATGGTGCTGTTTTAGTTGATTTTACTCATCCAAAATTTGCTTATAAACACACCCGTACATCAATCGCCTATGGAGTTCATCCTGTAATTGGTACCACTGGAATAACGGCAGATCAGTTAGATGATCTTTCTAAATTCGCAGACAAAGCTTCTCTTGGTTCAGCTATTATTCCTAATTTCTCAGTAGGTATGGTTTTGCTGCAGCAAGCCGCAGCCGCAGCAGCCCGTTTTTATGAGTTCGCTGAATTGACTGAAATGCATCACAACAAAAAGGCTGATGCCCCAAGTGGTACGTGTATCAAAACCGCCGAACTGATTGAGGAGCAACGTTCAAACTTCAATAGATCTTTTGTAGAGGAAGAAGAATCAATTAAAGGCTCTCGTGGCGGTTCTCGTGCTAGTGGCTTGAGACTCCATTCCGTAAGGTTGCCTGGTCTTGTTGCTCATCAGCAAGTCATGTTTGGGTCAAATGGAGAGACATATGAGTTATCTCATAACACTATTGATCGATCTGCCTACATGCCTGGCGTTCTATTAGTGATCAAAAAAATTAGATCATTCAATAAATTGGTTTACGGACTTGAGAAAATTTTATAG